A stretch of the Cucurbita pepo subsp. pepo cultivar mu-cu-16 chromosome LG16, ASM280686v2, whole genome shotgun sequence genome encodes the following:
- the LOC111777660 gene encoding uncharacterized protein LOC111777660 has protein sequence MNRRVQFSHKQRANRTEQFHKYLKPGALAKMRDSRISARSYRYNSLSQIYLRRTASLESSPLSAIGQSEIDVDDFPSLAGRVYGPLCLKRKKFAGIKSTWFPSPNLQTPTTDLTGEPIIDAFNSDVAAH, from the coding sequence ATGAATCGCAGGGTTCAATTCTCGCACAAACAACGTGCAAATCGCACGGAGCAATTCCACAAGTACTTGAAGCCCGGTGCCCTGGCGAAGATGCGAGACTCGCGAATCAGCGCCAGATCGTACCGATACAACTCGCTTTCTCAGATCTATCTCCGCCGTACTGCTTCTCTGGAGTCGTCTCCACTTTCCGCTATCGGTCAATCGGAGATTGACGTGGATGATTTCCCTTCTTTGGCTGGAAGGGTTTACGGTCCCTTATGCCTCAAGAGGAAGAAGTTCGCGGGAATTAAGTCTACGTGGTTCCCGAGCCCTAATTTGCAGACTCCAACTACCGATTTAACTGGAGAGCCGATTATTGATGCGTTTAATAGTGATGTTGCTGCGCATTGA
- the LOC111777528 gene encoding NEDD8-activating enzyme E1 regulatory subunit AXR1, which translates to MAEPKVKYDRQLRIWGEQGQAALEKASICLLNCGPTGSETLKNLVLGGIGSITIVDGTKIEEGDLGNNFMVDESSIGQSKAKCVCAFLQELNDAVKAKFIEECPEALIETRPSFFSQFTLVVATQLVEEWIVKLDKICRNANVILVVARSYGLTGLVRISLKEHTVIESKPDHFLDDLRLNNPWPELRRFSETIDVNIPDPVAHKHTPYVVILVKMAEEWAKSHGGSLPSSREEKKEFKDLLKAKMIAMDEDNYREAIEASFKVFAPHGISPDLKQIVDDSCAEVDSNSSDFWILVAALKEFIANEGGGEAPMEGSIPDMTSSTEHYVNLQNIYQAKAEADFMLIEERARNILKKIGRDPNSISKTTIKSFCKNARKLKVCRYRSLEDEFNSPIFAELQKYLTDEDFSVAVGFYILLRAVDRFAANYNSFPGQFDGGIDEDISRLKTTAVGLLSDLGCNGLTLSEDLINEMCRFGAAELHAVAAFIGGIASQEVIKLITRQFVPMSGTFVFNGIDHKSQLLSL; encoded by the exons ATGGCGGAGCCCAAAGTAAAATACGATCGCCAACTCAG GATCTGGGGTGAACAAGGGCAGGCAGCCCTTGAAAAAGCGAGTATATGCCTTCTCAATTGCGGGCCTACTGGTTCCGAGACATTGAAAAATCTAGTACTTGGAGGGATTGGAAGCATCACTATAGTTGACGGTACCAAGATAGAAGAGGGCGACCTTGGCAACAACTTCATGG TGGATGAATCTAGTATTGGACAGTCAAAGGCAAAGTGTGTATGTGCATTTCTTCAAGAACTAAATGATGCTGTGAAAGCTAAGTTTATAGAAGAGTGTCCGGAGGCATTAATTGAAACAAGGCCATCATTCTTTTCACAGTTTACATTAGTAGTTGCCACACAG TTGGTTGAAGAATGGATTGTGAAGCTAGATAAAATCTGTAGGAACGCAAATGTCATATTGGTCGTTGCACGCTCCTACGGCCTCACTGGGCTTGTCAGAATCAGTTTAAAG GAGCATACTGTCATTGAGTCAAAGCCCGATCATTTTCTGGATGATCTTCGGTTAAATAACCCATGGCCAGAGCTGAGGAG GTTTTCTGAAACTATTGATGTCAATATTCCTGACCCTGTTGCACACAAACACACTCCATATGTTGTTATTCTTGTCAAGATGGCTGAAGAGTGGGCCAAAAGCCACGGTGGCAGTTTACCATCAAgcagagaagagaagaaagaattcAAG GATCTCCTCAAAGCCAAGATGATTGCAATGGATGAAGATAACTACAGAGAAGCTATTGAAGCTTCGTTCAAAGTCTTTGCTCCGCATGGAATCA GTCCAGATCTGAAACAGATAGTTGATGATAGCTGTGCTGAAGTTGATTCTAATTCATCAGATTTTTGGATATTAGTGGCTGCTTTGAAG GAGTTCATAGCGAATGAAGGAGGTGGTGAGGCACCCATGGAAGGATCAATACCAGATATGACATCTTCAACTGA GCACTATGTTAATTTGCAAAACATCTATCAAGCTAAGGCCGAGGCTGACTTCATGCTAATAGAGGAAAGAGCAagaaacattttgaaaaaaattggcAGAGATCCAAATAGCATCTCTAAAACGACAATCAAAAGCTTCTGTAAAAATGCAAGAAAGCTGAAA GTTTGCAGATATCGTTCACTTGAGGATGAGTTCAATTCTCCTATCTTCGCTGAGCTACAGAAGTATCTAACTGACGAGGATTTCAG CGTGGCAGTTGGATTTTATATTCTGCTTCGAGCTGTTGATCGTTTTGCTGCCAATTACAACAGTTTTCCCGGGCAATTTGATGG TGGGATTGACGAGGACATATCTCGATTGAAAACGACTGCCGTTGGCCTACTCAGTGACTTGGGTTGCAATGGCTTGACATTATCAGAGGACCTCATTAATGAGATGTGCCGATTCGGTGCGGCAGAGCTCCATGCAGTCGCTGCTTTCATTGGTGGAATTGCATCACAAGAAGTAATCAAG cTAATCACCCGACAGTTTGTACCCATGTCTGGAACTTTCGTATTCAATGGCATCGATCACAAGTCGCAGTTATTATCGCTCTAG